A genomic region of Torulaspora delbrueckii CBS 1146 chromosome 7, complete genome contains the following coding sequences:
- the SER1 gene encoding O-phospho-L-serine:2-oxoglutarate transaminase (similar to Saccharomyces cerevisiae SER1 (YOR184W); ancestral locus Anc_6.84), with translation MPLEREEPHHFGAGPAQLPTSVLQQAAKDLLNFNNIGLGIGEISHRSKDAKKVIEDAKKHLTELMEIPDTHEVFFLQGGGTTGFSSTASNLAAAYVGKTGEIAPAGYLVTGSWSQKSFEEAKRLHVPAEVIFNSKDYYNGKYGSIPDESQWADKVKGKKFSYVYLCENETVHGVEWPKLPECLTSDPSIEVVADLSSDILSRKIDVSQYGMILAGAQKNIGLAGLTLYIIKKTILEEISKASEDELHKLGLPITPIAFHYPTVVKNDSAYNTIPIFTLHVMDLVFQHLLKKGGVPAQQAENEEKARLLYGALDQYSDFYNIPVEKSCRSKMNVVFTLKKEGLDDKFLKEAGEHKLTGLKGHRSVGGFRASIYNALSLESVQKLVEFVKEFAENNA, from the coding sequence ATGCCTTTGGAAAGAGAGGAACCTCATCATTTTGGTGCTGGTCCAGCACAATTGCCTACTTCTGTTCTACAACAAGCAGCTAAGGATCTTTTAAACTTTAATAATATTGGATTAGGTATAGGTGAAATCTCACATCGTTCCAAGGATGCCAAAAAAGTTATCgaagatgccaagaaacatTTGACAGAGTTGATGGAGATTCCAGATACTCACGAGGTTTTTTTCTTGCAGGGTGGTGGTACCActggtttctcttccaCGGCTTCTAACTTGGCTGCAGCTTATGTGGGGAAGACTGGGGAAATCGCACCAGCTGGATACTTGGTGACTGGATCTTGGTCTCAAAAAtctttcgaagaagcaaaGAGATTGCACGTTCCAGCAGAGGTTATCTTTAACTCAAAGGATTACTACAATGGTAAATACGGGAGTATTCCAGATGAGTCTCAATGGGCTGACAAGGTCAAGGGGAAGAAATTTTCCTACGTCTACTTGTGTGAAAATGAGACTGTGCACGGTGTCGAATGGCCAAAATTGCCAGAATGTCTCACTTCTGATCCTTCCATCGAAGTTGTCGCCGATTTGTCCAGTGATATtttatcaagaaagattgatgtCTCTCAATATGGTATGATTCTAGCTGGTGCTCAGAAGAACATCGGTTTGGCTGGTTTGACTCTTtatatcatcaagaagactATTCTAGAGGAGATCTCAAAGGCTTCTGAGGATGAATTACACAAATTGGGGCTACCGATCACACCAATCGCTTTCCATTATCCAACAGTGGTTAAGAACGATTCGGCTTACAACACTATCCCTATTTTTACATTACATGTCATGGACCTTGTCTTCCAGcaccttttgaaaaaggGCGGTGTACCAGCTCAGCAAGctgaaaatgaagaaaaggccAGGCTACTGTACGGCGCTTTGGATCAATACTCTGACTTCTACAACATCCCAGTGGAAAAGTCTTGtagatcaaagatgaacGTCGTttttactttgaagaaagagggACTTGAtgacaaatttttgaaagaagccGGTGAACATAAATTGACCGGTTTGAAAGGTCATCGTTCTGTCGGTGGTTTCAGAGCTTCTATTTACAATGCATTGTCATTGGAATCAGTTCAGaaacttgttgaatttgTCAAGGAATTTGCAGAAAACAATGCTTAG
- the MEC3 gene encoding Mec3p (similar to Saccharomyces cerevisiae MEC3 (YLR288C); ancestral locus Anc_6.85) gives MKLKLIVNGGEAPDDYKLLRTTVSTVASLRKTAVLRFTSERLLIISTPRSSSSGSTLLHGDTGQLWCTIPRDLFKLYTVASARELNTITMEYKCDSLISVFKRYDRIMSQGCSSDMTIKLQSMPEWNVGPAIANPGGIKANPVCALGITFEELLHTSNGGNDNEYEDGSTNYGTKFTNNKTVFHSFKIPVKLLFKAQDARIQEPMINYAQLMMYKLPPYSGEFGAGFSNFIKRVDRFTNVRHIRLSGLKRENEVGNEDAQLKIIVNELDWNLEICWNGPLDSVMQQTTPSQTENEQVQAADDDLRIEDSTMSGANPQDIDVELVDVSAMVQRAEQENLSVNEVYMRCRDWKVCHKLYGAFEEVVLAISHDESCVLHCSLDRGGSDEGEEVGEAKERGQIIYYIARSKPL, from the coding sequence atgaagttgaaactGATAGTGAATGGTGGTGAAGCTCCCGATGATTACAAACTGCTAAGAACAACTGTGTCGACGGTCGCTTCACTGAGGAAAACGGCCGTGTTAAGGTTTACCAGTGAACGATTGCTGATAATATCCACGCCTCGATCATCTTCCAGCGGTAGTACTCTTTTGCATGGTGATACGGGGCAATTATGGTGCACTATCCCACGAGACCTGTTTAAGCTGTACACTGTAGCCTCTGCTCGTGAACTGAATACAATCACCATGGAGTATAAATGTGATTCATTGATTAGCGTATTCAAGCGCTATGATCGAATAATGAGCCAAGGATGCTCATCCGATATGACTATTAAATTACAATCGATGCCCGAGTGGAACGTTGGACCGGCAATTGCAAACCCTGGCGGCATCAAAGCCAACCCAGTCTGTGCTTTGGGGATcacttttgaagagcttcttcatACATCTAACGGGGGAAACGATAATGAGTACGAAGATGGTTCGACGAATTATGGTACAAAATTCACAAACAATAAGACAgtctttcattcttttaAGATACCAGTCAAGCTCTTATTTAAAGCACAGGATGCTCGAATACAAGAACCTATGATCAATTATGCgcaattgatgatgtaCAAATTACCACCATACTCTGGTGAATTTGGGGCTGGATTCTCGAATTTCATTAAAAGGGTCGATCGGTTCACGAACGTTCGACATATAAGGCTGAGCGGCTTGAAACGAGAGAACGAAGTTGGGAACGAGGATGcgcaattgaagatcattgTCAATGAACTGGACTGGAACTTAGAGATTTGTTGGAACGGTCCATTGGACTCTGTTATGCAGCAAACGACCCCAAGTCAAACGGAAAACGAGCAAGTGCAAGCCGCTGATGATGACTTAAGGATAGAGGATAGTACGATGAGTGGTGCCAATCCACAGGATATAGATGTTGAACTAGTAGATGTCTCAGCAATGGTACAACGTGCGGAGCAAGAGAACCTTTCTGTGAATGAAGTATATATGCGATGCAGGGATTGGAAAGTTTGTCACAAGTTATACGgagcatttgaagaagtagtGTTGGCTATTTCGCATGACGAATCGTGCGTATTGCATTGCTCATTAGACCGCGGAGGTTCTGACGAAGGTGAAGAGGTTGGTGAAGCTAAGGAGAGGGGTCAAATCATATACTATATTGCGAGATCAAAACCGTTATAA
- the TDEL0G03880 gene encoding 40S ribosomal protein eS30 (similar to Saccharomyces cerevisiae RPS30A (YLR287C-A) and RPS30B (YOR182C); ancestral locus Anc_6.83) yields MGKVHGSLARAGKVKSQTPKVEKQEKPKKPKGRAYKRMLYTRRFVNVTLYNGKRRMNPGPSSQ; encoded by the exons ATG GGTAAAGTTCACGGTTCCCTAGCTCGTGCTGGTAAGGTCAAGTCCCAAACtccaaaagttgaaaagcaagaaaagccaaagaaaccaaagGGTCGTGCTTACAAGAGAATGTTGTACACCAGAAGATTCGTTAACGTTACTTTGTACAACGGtaagagaagaatgaaCCCAGGTCCATCTTCTCAATAA